The DNA sequence GCTCCGCGCGTTCGTCGACGAGCTGTCCAACCCGCTCACCCCGGTGCTGGCCGCCGGCGCGGTGCTCTCCGCCGCGTTCGGCTCCCTCGTCGACGCGGCGCTGGTCGGCGGACTGGTCGGCGGTTCCGCGCTGGTCGGCGCCGTGCACCAACGCAACACCGAACGTTCGCTGGCCGAACTGCTGTCCCGTTCGGCAGCCACCGCGCGCGTACGGCGCGACGGCGCGGAACGGGTGGTGCCCGCCGAGGACCTGGTGCCGGGCGACGTCATCAGCATCTCCTCCGGTGACGCCGTACCGGCCGACTGCCGGGTGCTGACGAGTGACGGCCTGGAGGCCGACGAGTCGTCCCTGACCGGCGAGTCGCTGCCGGTGGCGAAGAGCCCCGACCCGGTGGTCGCGGCGGCGATCGCCGAGCGGCACTCGATGCTGTTCGAGGGCACCACGGTGGCCGCCGGGCACGGCACCGCCGTGGTGGTGGCCACCGGCGCGGAAACCGAGTCGGGGCGGAGCCTGGCGCTGGCCCGCCAGGCCCCGCCGGTCAGCGGCGTGGAGGCGCGGCTGGGGAAGCTGACGAGCAGCGCCGTACCGCTGGCTGCCGCCTCGGCGATCGCGGTGGCCGGGGCGGGGCTGCTGCGGGGCGTACCCCTGGCCGAGACGGCGGCGACCGCCGCGAACCTGGCCGTGGCGTCGGTGCCGGAGGGGCTGCCGTTCCTGGTCAGCGCCGCGCAGCTCGCGGCGGCGCGGCGGCTGGCCGAGCACGGCGCGCTGGTCCGCAATCCCCGCACCATCGAGGCGCTGGGCCGGGTCGACGTGCTCTGCTTCGACAAGACCGGCACGCTGACCGAGGGCAAGCTGCTGCTGGCCGGCGTGGGCACCGGCGACGACCGGTACGCCCCGGCGGACCGCCTCGACGACCCGCTCCGGTCGACGCTGGCCGCGGCGCTGCGGGCCACTCCGGCCGCGGCCGACCCGGACGAGTTGCCGCAGCAGACCGACCGCGCGGTACGCCGGGGCGCGACCGCGGCCGGGGTGACCGAGCGCACCGGCGCGGCGGAGTGGACCGCGACCGGGGGGCTGCCGTTCGAGCCGTCCCGGGGCTACAGCGCCACGGTCGGGCGCACCGCCGACGGGTCGCTGCTCAGCGTGAAGGGCGCGCCCGAGTCGGTGCTGCCGCGTTGCGCGTCCCGGCGGACCGCCGCGGGTGACCGGCCGTTGGACGCGGCCGGCCGGGACGAGGTGCAGGCCATGCTGGCCGGCCGGGCCGGCGCCGGGCACCGCGTCCTCGCCGTGGCCGAGTGCCCGGTGTCCACCGACGGGGTCACCGACGAGCAGGTCGACGGGCTGGTCTTCGTGGGTTTCCTGACGCTCGCCGACGGGGTGCGGGAGAGCGCCCGGCCGGCGGTGGAGCGGATCCGGGCGGCCGGCGTGCACACCGTCATGATCACCGGCGACCATCCGGCCACCGCCGAGGCGATCGCCGCCACCATCAGCCCCGACCACGGCCAGCAGCGCGTGGTGACCGCGACCGACCTGGACCGGCTCGACGACACCGCGCTCGCCGAACGGCTGATGGCCACCGATGTGGTGGCCCGCTGCACGCCCGCCCACAAGGTACGGATCATCCAGGCGTTGCAGCGCCGGGGCCGGACCGTGGCGATGACCGGCGACGGCGCCAACGACGCTCCGGCGATCCGGCTGGCCGACGTCGGCATCGCGCTCGGCCAGCGGGGCACCCCGGCCGCCCGCGCCGCCGCCGACCTGGTGGTCACCGACGACCGGCTGGAGACGATCATCGCCACGCTGGTCGAGGGACGGGCCATGTGGTCGTCGGTGCGGCACGCGCTGAGCATCCTGGTCGGCGGCAACCTCGGCGAGATCGCGTTCAGCGTGCTGACCGCCGCCTCGACCGGCCGGTCCGCGCTGACCGGGCGGCAACTGCTGCTGGTCAACCTGCTCACCGACCTCGCGCCGGCGCTCGCCATCGCGGTCCGGCCGCCGGCTGACGACCGCGCCGACCACCTGCTGCGCGAGGGCCCCGACTCGTCGCTGGGCGCCACCATGACCCGGGAGATCGGGCTACGCGCGGCGGCGACCACGCTGGGCGCGACCGCCGGCTGGACGCTGGCCCGGTGGACCGGCACCCGCCGCCGGGCCGGTACCGTCGCGCTCGCCTCGCTGATCGGCACCCAGCTCGGCCAGACCGTGCTGGCCGGCGGCACCAGCCCCACCGTGCTGGCCGCCACCGCCGCGTCCGTCGGTGTGCTGGTCGTGGTGGTGCAGACGCCCGGGGTCAGCCAGTTCTTCGGCTGCACCCCGCTCGGCCCGGTGGGCTGGACGATCGCCACCGGTTCGGCGCTCGGCGCGACGCTCGCCAACGGCGCGCTGACCCGGCTGGTGGACCGCCTGCCGCAGCCCGGCTCGTCCTGACGGGCCCTACCGCCAGGTGGCAGCGGCCCGGCGCAGCCGGTCGTTGATCGCCCGCCCGACGCCTTCGTCGGGCACCGGCTCGGCGACGATCTCGGTCACCCCGGCCGCGTCGAGCCGGTGCAGCGCGTCGAAGAGGCGCGCCGCCGCCACGGTGAGGTCGCCGTCCGGCGACAGCACCTCCACCGCCGCCCAGTCGCCGTCCGCCGGTGCGTCCCGGAAGGCCAGGAACCCTCGCCGGCCCCCGTCGTGCCCGGCCGCCGCGCCCAACCGCAACGGGGTACGCGGGGCGTAGTGCGCGGCCAGCGTCCCGGGCGCGACCGGCTGGCCGGAGCTGCCCTGACGCACCTCGACCGGCCCGACGGCCTCGATCAGCGCCTCGACCGGCAACGCGCCCAGCCGCAGCACCACCGGCCGTTCACCCCGGGCGTCCACGATTGTCGACTCGATGCCGCAGCGGGTGGGTCCACCGTCGAGCACCACGTCCACCGCGTCGCCCAGGCCGTTCACCACGTGCTCGGCCCGGGTCGGGCTGAGCTGGCCGAACCGGTTGGCGCTCGGCGCGGCCACCGGCACGCCGGCGGCGGCGATCAGCGCCCGGGCGGCCGGCTCGTCGGGCACCCGGACGGCCATGGTGTCCAGGCCGGAGGTGACGATCGGCGGAATAGCCGCCGGCCGGTCCACGATCAGCGTGAGCGGGCCGGGCCAGAACCGCGCCACCAGCGCGGCCACGGCCGGCGGCACGGCGCCGACCAGCGCGGGCAGGTCGGCGGCGTCGGCCAGGTGGCTGATCAGGGGGTCGAAGCTGGGCCGTGCCTTCGCCTCGAAGATCCGCGCCGCGGCCCGGGCGTCGAGGGCGTTCGCGCCCAGCCCGTAGACCGTCTCGGTGGGAAAAGCGACCAGCCCGCCGGCGCGCAGGACGGCGGCGGCCTCGTCGATGCCACTGCCGGCCGGCAGGACGCGCGGGGATCCGTTGCTCACGCTGCGACGCTAGCCTGCGCCGCTCACCACCCCGGCACGGACCCGACCGCACGCCGCCCCGCCGCGCCCCTCCCCGCCCTCGCCTCGGTGATCATGAAGTGGACCGCGCTTCTTGTCCGTTTCACTCCCGCCAACCTCATGATCACCGCGCGGTCCGACGCGGGCGCGGGCGCAGGCGCGGGTGGGGAGCGCGGGTCAGTCGGCGGGGTGGTCCGCGTCGGGCAGGGTGGGCGCGTCGGTCGGGTAGAGGCCGGCGGCGAAGCCGTAGACCTGGTCACCGGCGCGCGGAATCTGGGCGAACCGCCGGGCCAGCGCCTGCACCTCGGTCCAGAACTCCCGCACGTCCTCGATCGGGATGCGCGCGTGCACCAGCGTGCACCGCAGCTCGTCGGCGGCGTGCGCGGCGGCGGCCTCCGCCGCGGCCTCGGCCAGACCGTTCATCCGGGCGACGACCTGCCTGTCCTCGGGTCGGTGGAGCGCGCCGACGTAGAACGTGCGCGCGACCCGCCCGTAGAAGCGTTCCTCGATGGCCCGGACCCGACGGGTACGCACCACCCGCAGCAGCCCGGCGTCGACGAGCTGGTTCACGTGGTAAGCCACGCTGCTCTTCGGCCGGTCCACGGCGCGGGCCAGCTCGTTGACCGTGGCCGCGCGCTCCAGCAGCAGCTCCAGCAGGGTGCCGCGCAGGGGGTCGGCGAGCGCACGCAACTGCTCGGGCGCGGTGACCACGAGCAGGTCGTCGAGGTCGTAGTCCGGGACCCGCTTATTGACCGACATTTCTCGACCGTTCTAATATTCTGGTTCGTTCGATGATTCCGGTCCGACAATCAGGGAGTCTAGAGATGGCCCAGGTCCTCCTCTTCCACCATTTGCAAGGGCTCACCGACGGCGTACGTGCCCTCGCCGACGCCCTCGGTGCCGGCGGGCACACCGTGCACGTCCCCGATCTCTTCGACGGCGAGCGTCCGGCCAGCGTCGAGGAGGGCTCGGCGCTGGTCAAGCGGATCGGCGCGGACGTCCTCGACCGGCGTGCCGACCGGATCGCCGCTGACCTGCCCCCCGACCTGGTCCACGCCGGGGTCTCCTGGGGCGCCGCCATCGCCCAACGACTCGCCCAGACCCGGCCCGGCGCGCGGGCCGCCCTGCTCTATGAAGCCTGCCTGCCGGTCACCGGCGAATGGGCGCTCGGCCCCTGGCCCGACGACGTGGCGGTGCAGGTGCACGGCATGGAGCGGGACCCGTTCTTCGGGCTGGAGGGTGACGTCGACGCCGCCCGCGAACTGGTCTCGATCGTCGGCCCGGACCGGGGAGAGCTGTTCGTCTACCCCGGTGACCGGCACCTGTTCACCGACAGCTCGCTCCCGTCGTACGACGCCGAGGCGACCGCGCTGGTCGTGACCCGCAGCCGCGACCTCCTCGACCGGCTTGGCTGACCGGTCGCCCGCTACCGGTGCTCGGCGATCTGGATCAGGTTGCCGCACGTGTCGTCGAAGACGGCGGTCACCACCGGGCCCATGTCCACCGGCTCCTGCGTGAACAGCACACCGAGCTGCCGCAGCCGCTCGTGTTCGGCGACGGCGTCGTCCACCGCGAACTGGGTGAACGGGATGCCGTCGGCCGCCAGCGCCTCCTTGAACGCCTTGGCGGCCGGGTGGGCCTCCGGTTCCAGCAGCAGCTCGACCCCCTCGGGAGCGTCCGGTGAGACGACGGTCAGCCAGCGGTGCTCGCCGGTCGGCACGTCCGTCTTCTTCACGAAGCCCAGCACCTCGGTGTAGAAGCGCAGCGCCTTCTCCTGGTCGTCGACGTACACGCTGGTCAGGTTGATTTTCATGGAGTCTCCTGGATGGGTTCGGGCCTGAGCCACCGCTCGGTGATGGACCGCAGCGGCCGGGTGTCGAGGTGGTGGAACTTGTACCGGCCCTGCCGGCGCGTGACGATCAGGCCGGCGGCCTCCAGGACGTCGAGATGCTGGGAGATCGCCTGCCGGGACGAGCCGACCTGGTGCCGGGTGGCCAACCGGCCGCAGATCTCGAACAGCGTCTGACCGTCGCGCTCGGTCAGCTCGTCGAGAATCAGGCGGCGGGTGGGATCGGCCAGCGCCTGGTACAGATCGCCCACCCCACCATGATAGGCAAGCGGTGACTTGCCTATCAAGCACCGGAAGCGACCGCTCCCCGCCCGGCCTCGGGCACCCGGAACGAATCCACCACCGGCATCACCCGAACACGGCCTGCTTCGGGGCGTAGCTCACGCCGATGCGCCCGGCTCGACGCTTCGTCGGGCCGGGCGCGTTGCCTTGAGAGATGAGGCTCCATCGTGGCTCGACGGCCGACAGCGGCCATGCGCGCGGGAGCGAGATCGAACGGTGAAAGTGCTGGTGGAGCCCAGGGGACTCGAACCCCTAACCCCTGCCTTGCAAAGGCAGTGCTCTGCCAGTTGAGCTAGGGCCCCGAGACGGCGCTCAGCGCAGGTCGGGAGCGGTGGTCGCCTCGTGCCACAGGGCGCGCTCGTCGTTCGAGGCCTTGACCTTCTTGGCCACCACAGCGGCCACCCCGACGATGCCGGCCAGGATCAGGAGCTTCTTGAACATGGGATTGACCCCTCGTGCTCGACTACCGTCGGACGATGTGCGGTGGGGCTAGCTGGAATCGAACCAGCGACCTCAGAGTTATCAGCTCTGCGCTCTAACCGACTGAGCTATAGCCCCGCGTGGCGACGAGCAAGGTTAACCCATCGCCGCCAGCGCGCCCAAATCGGGGGGCCCGTGGCGGAAGCACCCGCGCCATCACGAACCTACCCGGACGCACGACGCCGGGGCGACCGCTTTACGCGGCGCCCCGGCGTCGTCATGTCAGTCCCGCTCGGCGAGCGTCAGCTCGATCCCGCCGACCAGGTCGGCGCAGACGTTGTAGACGAACGCGCTGAGCGTGGCCAGCGCGGTGAACAGCACCACGTTGACGAGGCCGATCAGTGCGGACGTGAGGATCACGCCCTTCGCGGTGATGCGGAACCCGCCGCCGCCCGAACCGCCGCCGGCGTTCACCAGATCGGTCAGGCTGTCGTTGACGCTCTTGAACACACCCATCGCGTCGAGCGCGAGGTAGAGCACCGACGTGGCCACGACCACCACGATGAAGAGCACCACCGAGACCGCGAAGGCGAACTTCATCACCGACCACGGGTCGATCCGCTTCAGGTTCAACCGCGCCCGGCGGGGCCCGCGCGACGCGGCCGAACTGACCGAGGTACGCGCGGCGCGTACCGCCTCACCCACGCGCGCGGCACCGACCGCCGCCGCACCGCTGATGCCCGGCGGCAGGCCGCCCCCGTTGGCGGGACGCCCGGGGGGACCGCCGGCCGGACCGGTGGCCTCGGGTGCCCCCTTCGGGGCGGTGCCGAGGCCGGCGCCGATGCGGGGCTGCGTGCCGGTCGTGCCGGTGGAGGCCCGGGCGGTCGCTGTCGGCCTGCTCGGCGGTGTGCTCGTGGCGGGCTTCGCCGCGGCCGGAGCCGCGAAGCCGTCGGCCGACGTCGGCGCGTCGACCTTCGTCTCGGTCGAGTCGCGGGACTCCGAACCCTCGGCCGGCTTCTCGGGAGGCGGGGCCATGCCGGGGGCCCGGGTGAACTTCGGGGCAGGCGCGTCGGCGGGGACCGTGGCCCGACCCACGGCCGCGCGGCCGGTCGCTGGTGTACCGCCCTGCGCGGCCTCCTCGTCGACCGGGGTGGCCGAGGTCCCCTTGTTCCCCGACTTCGCCTGTGTCTCCGTCATCAACTAGTCCTGTTCGTCAGGCTCGTCGGCATTGCGAGCAATCGCCACGATAGTCACGCCGTCCGGGAGGTCCATCAGCTTGACCCCCATTGTGTTCCGGTCACGCGTACGGCGTACAGGCTTCACCGGAGTCCGGATGACGCCGCCGTTGCTCGTGATGGCGAACAGCTCGTCCTCCGGATCGATCACGACCGCGCCGACCAGACCACCGCGTCGCTCGGTGATCTTCGCAGTCAGCACGCCCTTACCTCCCCGGCCCTGGACCGGGTATTCCTCGATCGGGGTACGTTTCGCGAACCCCCCGTTCGTCGCGACCAGCACGTCCAGACCCTCCCGGACGACCTCGACGGCGAGCAGCTCGTCCTCACCGCTGAAGCGCATGCCGATCACCCCCGAGGTGGCCCGGCCCATCGGACGCAGCGCCTCGTCGGTGGCGTTGAAGCGGATCGCCTGCGCGTTCTTGGAAACCAGCAACAGGTCGTCCTCCGGCGCCACCAGCACCGCACCGACCAGCTCGTCCTCATCGCGCAGGTTGACCGCGATGATGCCGCCGGAACGGTTGGAGTCGAACTCCTCGAGCCGCGTCTTCTTCACCAGGCCGTTCTTCGTGGCCAGTACCAGGTAGGGCGCCACCTGGTAGTTCGGGATTTCGATGATCTGCGCGATCTGCTCGTCCGGTTGGAACGCGAGCAGGTTGGCCACGTGCTGGCCCTTGGCCACCCTACTGGCCTCGGGAAGCTCGTACGCCTTCGCCCGGTAGACCCGACCCTTGTTCGTGAAGAACAGGATCCAGTCGTGGGTAGAGCATACGAAGAAGTGGCTCACGATGTCGTCCTGCCGGAGCGTCGCCCCGCTCACGCCCTTGCCGCCACGCCGCTGCGACCGGTACAGGTCGACCTTGGTCCGCTTCGCGTACCCGGTGCGGGTGATCGTCACGACCACGTCCTCGCGGGCGATGAGGTCCTCCATCGAGACCTCGCCGTCGAACGGCACGATCTTGGTACGCCGGTCGTCGCCCCACTTCGCGACGATCTCGCCCAGCTCGTCGGAGACGATCTTCCGCTGCCGCTCCGGCTTCGCCAGGATGTCCTTCAGGTCGGCGATCTCCACCTCGAGCTTGGCCAGGTCG is a window from the Micromonospora sp. DSM 45708 genome containing:
- a CDS encoding DLW-39 family protein: MFKKLLILAGIVGVAAVVAKKVKASNDERALWHEATTAPDLR
- a CDS encoding DUF3566 domain-containing protein gives rise to the protein MTETQAKSGNKGTSATPVDEEAAQGGTPATGRAAVGRATVPADAPAPKFTRAPGMAPPPEKPAEGSESRDSTETKVDAPTSADGFAAPAAAKPATSTPPSRPTATARASTGTTGTQPRIGAGLGTAPKGAPEATGPAGGPPGRPANGGGLPPGISGAAAVGAARVGEAVRAARTSVSSAASRGPRRARLNLKRIDPWSVMKFAFAVSVVLFIVVVVATSVLYLALDAMGVFKSVNDSLTDLVNAGGGSGGGGFRITAKGVILTSALIGLVNVVLFTALATLSAFVYNVCADLVGGIELTLAERD
- a CDS encoding dienelactone hydrolase family protein, with amino-acid sequence MAQVLLFHHLQGLTDGVRALADALGAGGHTVHVPDLFDGERPASVEEGSALVKRIGADVLDRRADRIAADLPPDLVHAGVSWGAAIAQRLAQTRPGARAALLYEACLPVTGEWALGPWPDDVAVQVHGMERDPFFGLEGDVDAARELVSIVGPDRGELFVYPGDRHLFTDSSLPSYDAEATALVVTRSRDLLDRLG
- a CDS encoding VOC family protein is translated as MKINLTSVYVDDQEKALRFYTEVLGFVKKTDVPTGEHRWLTVVSPDAPEGVELLLEPEAHPAAKAFKEALAADGIPFTQFAVDDAVAEHERLRQLGVLFTQEPVDMGPVVTAVFDDTCGNLIQIAEHR
- a CDS encoding cation-translocating P-type ATPase; protein product: MAYGFAGLLLSPAAVPDAVARVARTVGSVLPGAAVPTGVTEAAGAVGTAATRLARVAGLTRRRVWSRDGRHHIEVHGVCQDGGDRLARQVETALEAVPGVTWARVNAPSGRVVVATREPAPKLRDLIDTVARAERACPYEPDPEIPPPHPPEEGPRTPRTLGALASDALGLTISAATRILPFTPVPGEVAGLLAAVDLHPKLHALADRGLRADPRAEVIFPLAEAVVQGLTGGWTGIVLDGAQRVVQWGEARAQLAAWSRAEPGLTGDPDRAVARVPDGERPCPVPDGQVERYVQRMLAAGAAAGAAALPVAGGKRAAALALSALSKAPGSGREGYAAQLGRMLARRGVIAMDRSVLRELDRIDTVLLDAAVLGSDRGVLADLAPLPGADTGQVAARAFALFDPADPDAVRADGGWRIGPLDRLDVEDPGDTPESERLRAGGGRLLGLARGDRLAAVLRVEPEPAPGMDALVSATRQAGFRLVIGGAEDGGHDDADRHVPGGTRLADAVRDLQREGAVVLVVSGDRSALAAADCGLGVSAPDDLPPWGAHLLVGDDLRVPALLIDAAGVARRMTRQNIRIAMAGSGLGALGAFTADRRQLPRPTLAAVNGAAAVAFAHGVFRAHRLPDRAGTPVPALTAWHLMPVETVLDQLDAHPDGLTDEEADRRRGAGAGDGHGPAGLLRAFVDELSNPLTPVLAAGAVLSAAFGSLVDAALVGGLVGGSALVGAVHQRNTERSLAELLSRSAATARVRRDGAERVVPAEDLVPGDVISISSGDAVPADCRVLTSDGLEADESSLTGESLPVAKSPDPVVAAAIAERHSMLFEGTTVAAGHGTAVVVATGAETESGRSLALARQAPPVSGVEARLGKLTSSAVPLAAASAIAVAGAGLLRGVPLAETAATAANLAVASVPEGLPFLVSAAQLAAARRLAEHGALVRNPRTIEALGRVDVLCFDKTGTLTEGKLLLAGVGTGDDRYAPADRLDDPLRSTLAAALRATPAAADPDELPQQTDRAVRRGATAAGVTERTGAAEWTATGGLPFEPSRGYSATVGRTADGSLLSVKGAPESVLPRCASRRTAAGDRPLDAAGRDEVQAMLAGRAGAGHRVLAVAECPVSTDGVTDEQVDGLVFVGFLTLADGVRESARPAVERIRAAGVHTVMITGDHPATAEAIAATISPDHGQQRVVTATDLDRLDDTALAERLMATDVVARCTPAHKVRIIQALQRRGRTVAMTGDGANDAPAIRLADVGIALGQRGTPAARAAADLVVTDDRLETIIATLVEGRAMWSSVRHALSILVGGNLGEIAFSVLTAASTGRSALTGRQLLLVNLLTDLAPALAIAVRPPADDRADHLLREGPDSSLGATMTREIGLRAAATTLGATAGWTLARWTGTRRRAGTVALASLIGTQLGQTVLAGGTSPTVLAATAASVGVLVVVVQTPGVSQFFGCTPLGPVGWTIATGSALGATLANGALTRLVDRLPQPGSS
- a CDS encoding ArsR/SmtB family transcription factor, translated to MGDLYQALADPTRRLILDELTERDGQTLFEICGRLATRHQVGSSRQAISQHLDVLEAAGLIVTRRQGRYKFHHLDTRPLRSITERWLRPEPIQETP
- a CDS encoding helix-turn-helix domain-containing protein codes for the protein MSVNKRVPDYDLDDLLVVTAPEQLRALADPLRGTLLELLLERAATVNELARAVDRPKSSVAYHVNQLVDAGLLRVVRTRRVRAIEERFYGRVARTFYVGALHRPEDRQVVARMNGLAEAAAEAAAAHAADELRCTLVHARIPIEDVREFWTEVQALARRFAQIPRAGDQVYGFAAGLYPTDAPTLPDADHPAD
- a CDS encoding L-threonylcarbamoyladenylate synthase; the encoded protein is MPAGSGIDEAAAVLRAGGLVAFPTETVYGLGANALDARAAARIFEAKARPSFDPLISHLADAADLPALVGAVPPAVAALVARFWPGPLTLIVDRPAAIPPIVTSGLDTMAVRVPDEPAARALIAAAGVPVAAPSANRFGQLSPTRAEHVVNGLGDAVDVVLDGGPTRCGIESTIVDARGERPVVLRLGALPVEALIEAVGPVEVRQGSSGQPVAPGTLAAHYAPRTPLRLGAAAGHDGGRRGFLAFRDAPADGDWAAVEVLSPDGDLTVAAARLFDALHRLDAAGVTEIVAEPVPDEGVGRAINDRLRRAAATWR